In Rutidosis leptorrhynchoides isolate AG116_Rl617_1_P2 chromosome 2, CSIRO_AGI_Rlap_v1, whole genome shotgun sequence, one genomic interval encodes:
- the LOC139890350 gene encoding uncharacterized protein — MKKKIEQTEEQQELEIIKAVAQAWLGHTTTTSSPSPTNEFDTRRLKFKNQPTRFKVEANTKPSRNNHHNNKVTTPWDFKQSLWDSYELVAVSRRLETGLLSDNEFNESSKGNGRKKKKESRNSLRNILNRTSRRFDE; from the coding sequence ATGAAGAAAAAGATTGAACAAACCGAAGAACAACAAGAACTCGAAATCATCAAAGCGGTAGCACAAGCATGGCTTGGTCACACCACCACCACATCATCACCATCACCCACCAATGAATTCGACACTCGTCGACTCAAGTTCAAGAACCAACCCACAAGATTTAAGGTTGAAGCAAATACTAAACCGTCAAGAAACAACCACCACAATAACAAGGTTACGACTCCTTGGGATTTCAAGCAATCGCTTTGGGACTCTTATGAGCTTGTGGCTGTTTCAAGGAGACTCGAGACCGGGTTATTATCGGATAACGAATTTAATGAGTCGAGTAAGGGTAATGGTAGGAAGAAAAAGAAAGAGAGCAGAAATAGCCTCAGAAACATACTGAATCGAACATCTAGGAGGTTTGATGAATAA